In Corticium candelabrum chromosome 1, ooCorCand1.1, whole genome shotgun sequence, the genomic stretch AGGAAGTACGACATATTGCAATGAGCACAGAGCATCAAATTGAATTGCTCCTATCCAGTTAGCTGGCAATCAAGTCTTCTCAATTAAATGTGATCTGGCTGAGCATCATTGAGAAGTCTCCAGCAGCAAGTGGAGTAATGAATACAATTACTGTATTGTTGAGTTAACTAGACTATTGAACAACAGGCTTACCGCAGGTGGACAAGCTTCCATGTCTGTAGCTCCATCTCCCACCATCACCAGACTAGAATGCAAAACAGTCAAACATGTAAACtcagtttttaattaatatgttggACATTCTGACTGACTATTTGTAACCAAACTTCTTCTTCAACGTTTCCATCACTTTTTTCTTTCCTCCAGTTTCTGAAGTCGGTTCATTCTCATCAAACCCAACATACTCGCCTGTAAATACAACCATCCCTTGCAATCTCACAAAGTACGACAGCATGTTTCTGCTCTACCTGCTTCATTAAATAAAAGATTATTGACAAATAAGTTTTCTGGTGGAATTCTCAGCTTGGCAGCCACGGGTGAGATGATTTGTCGAAAACCACCCGATACTAAGTAAACGGAAGTTCCTTTTCTGTGTAGCTGCTGGACAAGTTCCCTGCAGATAATTATTGATTACAATTAAAAGACAACAGGTTCGTGTTGACATGCTAATATACTGAATTCCTGGAGTGAGTTGAGATGGACGTTCTGCCACCAACCTTTGAACCTAAAATTGAGAACTCATGTTACGATATCTAAACTAATTTTGTGTACAATCTGaaattaaattatttcaaACAATAACGTAGATATGGGCTAAACACACCTCAATCACTTCCAATGAATTTAGGGTAAAAACATGGTCACCAAATTGGTCATGACATAACATCATGAAAAGTGCACAAATAGCCACCCTTGTCCCAGTGTATTTGTCACAAACACAATCGAATAATAGAAATCCAAGGTTAGGACACCCTGCAGTACAACACTACATTAGCTAAGTAACCTAAGTTTTAGGTTTTTCATAATGTAACATGATCTTCCAGATAGCCCTAACTTGTTATTGACTTGCttatagcttaattaattattttgcgTCTACTCTTGGGGGTGTGAAGTGCTTTCCCAAAAAGTTTGGGAAGGTCTTGGGAAGTAAATTGGCACGTGATCAGCTGCACTGTACGTGAGTGCTGACCACGTGGACTCTACAATGCTGCAACTCTCAATCTAGAAGGTTCAGTTGCAACACTGCCTAGGCTTCAACTGACTCGCTAGAAATGTGTGTCTCTTGTAAAACAGACCCATGCACAGTCGCGAACAATAGGCGCGTATCGCGAAACATCCTAAACTATGTGCCCTTTGTCCCGTCGTCGTGACACAAACCACGCCTACACCGTCAAAAACCCACTCGTGACCATCGTATGATGGTTGGATGATCATCCCGATAATTACTTTGCACAAAATTTATGTACTACTACTACGAGTGTCAACGCAATAGTCTGGGTCTGGGTCTGTCGCGTGGACACGTGCGCATGCACGAGATGAGACAGTGGATTGTGGAGGCATCAGCCTACCTGTTTGCTCGTTGGCTTGCACATTTTCAGTCTCTCCGACAGAGCAGTGCGAAAGGGGATGGAGCCTCCCATTGCTTTCTTCGTCCTAACAAAGGCAAACTGTCAGCGAGCACGACAACATCTTGAGCGACTCCGCCCTCTTGTCATTTGTCATACCATTCTTTCACTTGCTCACCGACTCCGCAGAAAGACGCTAGTTCGTCGATTCCTTCTTCCTTAATTACGGTGCTGTCTACATCAAAGCAGACAGCGTCTGCTCTTTGCCATACTGTGAGAGTTTCTAGTTCTGCCGTGTTCATCGTGTTTCTActgtaaattaatatcaatagatcAGCATTACACGTGATCGCCTCGACACgcctagcctcggcctccaagacccgtgtagcgccgattaaAATCGCTAGACGTCATCGATCTCTTTTGTCTGCGTCatctatactactatataaaatcgtctatctatactactatataaaatcgtctatctatactactatataaaatcgtctatctatactactatataaaatcgtctatctatactactatataaaattgacggtgtttgtatatatgtataagttcgatagccggctagacaggatcacccacgaggctaaaatttggggtacggGCGTAACtcggcatgggtaagaacatgggcagaGTGGCGTCGGcttccagctttttcagtTGGGTA encodes the following:
- the LOC134184518 gene encoding phosphoserine phosphatase-like; amino-acid sequence: MNTAELETLTVWQRADAVCFDVDSTVIKEEGIDELASFCGVGEQVKEWTKKAMGGSIPFRTALSERLKMCKPTSKQVQRLVAERPSQLTPGIQELVQQLHRKGTSVYLVSGGFRQIISPVAAKLRIPPENLFVNNLLFNEAGEYVGFDENEPTSETGGKKKVMETLKKKFGYKYLVMVGDGATDMEACPPADAFIGFGGNRVRQTVREKAKLFVTDFSTLRHALGPEE